In Phycisphaerae bacterium, the following proteins share a genomic window:
- a CDS encoding single-stranded DNA-binding protein → MPNKFALAETTGPGSRSIGESLISISRNLAARTGSLKFGSPVTHVYRPLDYARALHEQYLLRYANRGVKAILLGMNPGPWGMAQTGVPFGEVRSVREWLRLDGQLVRPRNEHPKRPVQGLSCLRNEVSGARLWGWAAQRFKQPAEFFRRYFVANYCPLCFLESTGRNRTPDKLSPAERESLFAVCDAALKATVELLQPQWVIGVGTFAESRARSALAETDVRIGRIPHPSPASPAANRGWSAAAEGALRTLGLEPS, encoded by the coding sequence ATGCCGAACAAATTCGCGCTTGCGGAGACGACGGGACCGGGCTCCAGGTCCATCGGAGAGTCACTGATATCGATTTCCCGCAATCTTGCCGCGCGCACCGGCTCGTTGAAATTTGGGTCACCCGTGACGCATGTCTATCGACCGCTGGATTATGCCCGCGCCCTGCACGAACAGTATCTTCTGCGGTACGCTAACCGCGGCGTGAAGGCGATACTGCTTGGGATGAACCCCGGTCCATGGGGAATGGCGCAGACCGGCGTGCCTTTCGGCGAAGTCCGTTCGGTTCGTGAGTGGCTAAGGCTGGACGGCCAGTTGGTTCGTCCGAGAAACGAACATCCGAAACGTCCGGTCCAAGGCCTTTCGTGTCTTCGGAATGAAGTATCGGGTGCACGATTGTGGGGCTGGGCTGCCCAGCGATTCAAACAGCCGGCCGAGTTCTTCCGCCGTTATTTCGTTGCAAATTATTGTCCGCTGTGTTTTTTGGAATCGACAGGTCGGAATCGGACACCGGACAAACTTTCGCCGGCCGAGCGGGAATCCCTGTTCGCCGTGTGCGATGCGGCACTGAAAGCGACAGTCGAATTGCTACAGCCACAATGGGTGATCGGAGTCGGAACATTTGCCGAGAGTCGAGCGCGGTCGGCGCTGGCGGAGACAGACGTGAGGATCGGTCGTATCCCGCACCCGAGTCCAGCGAGCCCGGCAGCCAATCGCGGCTGGTCAGCGGCCGCGGAAGGTGCGCTCCGGACCTTGGGGCTGGAGCCAAGCTGA
- a CDS encoding DnaJ domain-containing protein, whose product MKPSECYRVLGLPPNAPLSDVRRAYKRLVWEFHPDRAQDPTRDTNQFSRITAAYHTLRSIAPRRTTRSVSIDECPLCGDIETLYARLEGGRQCSACLLAQRRKRLPMPPIKTVRCFIPIALLAVATLLLIQSARSGSETTSALCLANIFTALAFLTRDVLRSVVS is encoded by the coding sequence GTGAAACCTTCGGAATGTTATCGCGTACTCGGTCTGCCGCCGAATGCACCGCTCAGCGACGTGCGCCGCGCCTACAAAAGGCTGGTCTGGGAATTCCACCCCGACCGAGCGCAAGACCCGACGCGCGACACGAATCAGTTCAGCCGAATCACAGCGGCCTATCACACGCTTCGTTCCATCGCGCCGCGCCGAACGACCCGCTCAGTGAGCATCGACGAATGTCCATTGTGCGGGGATATCGAAACACTATATGCCCGACTCGAGGGGGGACGACAGTGCTCGGCCTGCCTGCTCGCCCAACGGCGCAAGAGATTGCCGATGCCGCCGATCAAGACCGTGAGGTGCTTCATTCCGATCGCGCTGCTGGCGGTCGCAACCCTGCTATTGATACAGTCCGCGCGATCTGGAAGCGAAACCACCAGCGCGCTCTGTCTCGCCAATATCTTCACTGCGCTTGCGTTTCTCACGCGAGATGTGCTTCGATCGGTGGTCTCATAG